One region of Citrus sinensis cultivar Valencia sweet orange chromosome 6, DVS_A1.0, whole genome shotgun sequence genomic DNA includes:
- the LOC102622164 gene encoding high mobility group B protein 6 yields MTTIAKDEKLRPRSGRTPLKPINSPVTPSTATKLKPKPKPKPEQECIDKNQNQNHIPAAADLIKEETENKPVTNIESLDTSLAEELSAIRKKLERLRLEKERTEKMLDEREVILDMQMKGLQNRGEIQKMLEIEVDRLYRLNQLKSYCIRVSSIRSLREKEQEKKTTGAANSQEPNAANEEESEGENILESPCSTASEIVEREIIFPFLDFF; encoded by the exons ATGACAACCATCGCCAAAGATGAAAAGCTCAGACCCAGATCAGGGCGGACGCCTCTCAAGCCGATAAACTCTCCGGTGACACCCAGTACAGCGACCAAGCTAAAGCCAAAGCCAAAGCCAAAGCCAGAGCAAGAATGCATCGAcaagaatcagaatcagaatcataTCCCTGCAGCTGCAGATCTCATCAAGGAGGAGACTGAGAATAAACCCGTCACGAATATTGAATCTCTGGATACGTCGTTAGCGGAGGAGCTCAGCGCTATTAGAAAGAAGCTTGAGAGATTGAGATTGGAGAAAGAGAGAACGGAGAAGATGCTGGACGAGAGAGAGGTGATATTGGATATGCAGATGAAGGGGCTGCAAAACAGAGGAGAGATTCAAAAGATGCTTGAGATTGAAGTTGATAGATTGTACAGATTAAATCAACTCAAGTCTTATTGTATA AGGGTGTCATCTATACGGTCCCTGAGAGAGAaggaacaagaaaagaaaactactGGGGCAGCAAACTCCCAA GAGCCGAATGCGGCGAATGAGGAGGAATCAGAAGGTGAAAACATTTTGGAGAGTCCATGCTCGACTGCTTCAGAAATTGTTGAAAGGGAAATAATATTTCCATTCTTAGATTTCTTCTGA